The following is a genomic window from Streptomyces lincolnensis.
TCGCCGTCCTCGGCGGCGCCGTCTCCCGGCGGCAGTGGAGCAACCCGGTCTCCATGACCGAGGTGCTGCGCTCGGCCATCGCCGAGGTCGAGCAGTACTCCCGGGTCAAGCTGGTGCCGCCGGTCGACGGCGAACTGCGCGGTCACGCCGTCGCCGACGTCATCCACCTGCTGGCCGAACTGGTCGAGAACGCCACGGTGTTCTCCGCCCCGCACACCCAGGTGCTGCTGCGCGCCAACCTCGTCACCTCGGGCCTCGCCGTCGAGGTCGAGGACCGCGGGCTCGGCATGCCCGTCGGCGAACAGGCCCGGATGAACGCCCTGCTCGCCGACCCCGACCAGGTCAACGTCGCCAGCCTGCTCGCCGACGGCCGCATCGGCCTGTTCGTGGTCTCGCAGCTCGCCAAGCGGCACGGCATCCACGTCCGGCTCCAGACCAACATCTACGGCGGTGTCCAGGCCGTCCTGGTGGTGCCCCAGGCGCTGCTGGGATCGGTGCCGGGCGCCCCCGGAGCCGTACCGCAGCCGCCGTCCCCGGTGCCCCGTACGGCAGGTCCCGGTGGCGCACCGGGACAGCAGCAGGCGCGGCCCGGGGCCGAAGCGGGGCACCGGGCCGCGCCGCCCGCACCGCCGTCCCCGCCGCCCACGGCATCGTCGCGGCCGTCATCGCCGCGCACGTCACCGCCCGGCGTGACCTCGCCGGGCGGCACGGCGTCGGTGAACGGCGGACCCGTGGGTGGCGGACCCGTGGGCGGGGGCGGGGCGGCGAACGGCAGGAGCGGTTCGGGCGGCGGCGGTGGCCCCGCCCCGCTGCCCGTGCGCGGTGCCCGCGAGGAGCGGCCCACCCCGGCGGCCGCCCCGCCCGGCATCCGGCCCGACGACCGGCACCGCGTCACCGAGCACACGGCCGCGCCGCCCACCCCGCGCGCCGGGACGGTGCGCGGCACCATGGGCAAGCCCCAACTGCCCCGGCGGCGGGCCCAGGAGCACATCGTGCCGCAGCTGCGGGACGCCCCCGCGCCGCGGCCGGAGAGCGAGCACCTCGCCGGGCACGACCCGGGCCTGATGGCGGCCTTCCAGCGCGGCATCGGCCTCGCCGAGACCCAGCAGCACCTGGAGGCGACCTCCGGCGAGTCGTCGCCCTCCACGGGAGCGGACCACCTGGGACCGGCCCACACGGAGTCAGGACACAGGGGGACCGCCGACAGTGAGCCAACCCACGTGGCGTCCGGCTACCTGGAGCCCGGTCACATGGAGCCCGGTCACATGGAGTCCCGCCACATGGAGTCCCGTCCTGTGGAGAGCTCCGGACACCCAGGAGTCGTGCACACGGGTTCCGTGCACACAGGGGCCACGCACAGCGATCCGCCCCGCCTCATGGACGTACGCCATGTCGATCTTCCCCTCGGCCTCCCCTCGGACGTACGCCCGATCGACCGGACGCGCATACCGGACACTCACCTCCCGCACCCGCCGGCCTCCCCCGAAGCGCGCGGCGTACGGGACAGCGGCGCCGTGCCCCGTCTCGACCTCGACCACACCACCCGGCACGACGGGAGCGCACCCGCCGGATGACCACCCCCGCGTTCACCCCACCCCCCAGCGCTCCCGCAGACCTTCGTACCTCAAGGAGTCGATCCACCATGGCGAGCGAAGCGCCGACCGGCCATGTATCCGATCTCGACTGGCTGATGAGCGGCCTCGTGCAGCGCGTACCGCACACGACCAGTGCGGTCCTCCTCTCCTGCGACGGGCTCGTGAAGTCGGTCCACGGCCTCGACCCCGACAGCGCCGACCACATGGCCGCCCTGGCCTCCGGCCTCTACTCCCTGGGTCGCAGCGCGGGCGTCCGCTTCGGCGACGGCGGGGACGTCCGCCAGGTCGTCGTGGAACTCGACTCGACCCTGCTGTTCGTGACCACGGCCGGCTCCGGCACCTGTCTCGCCGTCCTGGCCGGCCGGGAGGCCGACGCGGCGGTGCTCGGATACGAGATGGCGATGCTGGTCAAGAGCGTCCGTCCCTATCTGGTGACCGCCCCCCGGCAGCACGCCGCGGAACCCACGGCGATGAGGCCTTGAGGGTGGCGGCGGCCGGCGACGGGCCCTGGCTCGACGACGCGGCCGGACGACTGGTGCGGCCCTTCACGGTCAGCAACGGGCGCACCCGGCCGTCCGTGGCACTCGACCTCCTGTCGCACGTGATGGCCACCGGCGCCACCCCCCTCGGCTACCTCGGCCCCGAGCACGCGCAGGCACTCGACCTGTGCCGCGCACCCGTCTCGGTCGCCGAGGTGGCCGCCCAACTGAAGCTGCCGGCGGTGGTCACCAAGGTGCTGCTGTCGGACCTCGTCGACTGCGGGGCGCTCACCACCAAGCCCCCGGAGTTCACCCACAACCCGACAGACCGGGCCCTTCTGGAGGCAGTGCTCGATGGACTACGACGACAGCTCTGACCCCTTCCCCACCGCACTGAAGATCCTGGTGGCGGGAGGGTTCGGGGTAGGCAAGACGACCTTCGTGGGCGCGGTCAGCGAGATCCAGCCCCTCAGCACGGAGGAGCTGCTCACCACCGTCAGCGCCGCGACCGACAGTCTCGACGGGATCGAGAACAAGATCGAGACGACCGTGGCCATGGACTTCGGTCGCATCACCCTCGACCAGGAACACGTGCTGTACCTGTTCGGCACCCCCGGACAGGAACGGTTCTGGTTCATGTGGGACGAGCTCTCCGAGGGTGCCCTCGGAGCGGTCATCCTCGCCGACACCCGACGTCTGGAGGACTGCTTCGCCGCCGTCGACTTCTTCGAACAGCGCGGTCTCGGCTTCATCGTCGCGATCAACGAGTTCGACGGCTCGTACCGCTACGACCCGGAGGAGGTCCGCGGCGCCATCGACCTCGCCCCGGAGATCCCCATCGTCCGCTGCGACGCCCGGATCTCCAGCTCCGGCGTCCAGACCCTGCTGACCCTCGTACGGCACCTCATCGCCCACAGCCCGGAGCCCGCGCCGAGCCATGGCGCCCACATGTGACCCCCGCACACCCCGCCACGGAGCCGCATATGTCCTTCGTCCACAGCGACGGAGCCCGCCCATGAGCTACGACCTGCCCCGCCCGGCCGGTCGTCTGCTGCTCACCCCCGAGGACAAGGAGGCCCCCGCCCGAACCCGGCGGCTCAGCCTGCTCGGCCTCGGAGAGCACCCGGAGCCCGCCCTCGACGCCTTCGCGGCCCGACTCGCCGAGTCCGCCGGGGCGCCGTACGCCATGGTGACCTTCATCGGCGAGCACCGGCAGTTCTTCGCGGGGCTGCGCGTCCCGGAGGCCGGCCCGCCGACGGACTCCGGGAAGCGCGCACCGCGGCTGGGCCGCGAGCTGGCACGCGACCACGGGTTCTGCCCCCATGTCGTCGCGCGGCGCAAGGCGTTGGTGCTGGAGGACGTCCGGGACTATCCGCGGTTCGCGGGCAACCCGATCGTGGACGAGTTCGGCATCCGGTCCTACCTGGGCGCCCCGCTGATCGACTCCACGGGCATGGTCCTCGGCACGGTGTGCGTCGCCGACGCCGAGCCGCGGATGTGGGGGAAACCGGGCCTGGAGACCATCAAGGCGTCCGCGGCGGAACTGGTGGCCCGGCTTGAGCGACGGGAGGCCGACGGGCTCCCGGTGCTGTGAGCTGTAACGGCGGGTGGGGCGGTTCGCCGAGCCGTAGACCGGGTCCTACACCGAGCCGTACACCGGCGCCCCGCGCCCTCAGTAGCCGCGCCAGATGTTGTCGAACGCGGCGTTCTCGATCGTCCGTCGCTGCCGTACGGCCTCCAGTTCGAGCACCGCGTCGCCGACCGTGGCCAGGACCGTCGTGGCCGGGTCGGCGGTGAGGGCGTCCGGTTCCTCGGCGGGCTCCTCGGCCGGTTCCTCGCGGAGGCCGACGGCGGCGGCCAGGGCGGCCAGGACGGGTTCGTCCGAGGCCCAGCGGTCCTCGGCCCGGCGCCGGGCCTCCGAGTCGACCGGCACCGTCCGCCCGGCCCGCAGCGGAATCCGGCGGCCGCGCGGCCGGGCCGTCAGCCCCACCCGCTCCAGGTCGTCCGCGTAGGCCGTCGAGAGCCCGCGGCCCCGGCGCCACAGCCAGTCCTCGACCGACTCGTACGGTTCCTGTCGTACGAGTGCCGCGGCGGCCTCGTCCAGCAGGCGGTCGCCCGTGGGCGCCGGGGCGCCGGGGCGGATGCGGTCGCCGTCCAGGACGAGGGCCCCGGCCTCCATGAGGTCGAACACCTCGGCCCCGGCGAGCGCGAGCGACAGATCGCCCTGCTCCACGGAACGGCCGGCTGCCGCGTCCAGGGCGACGATCGCGAGGTCCCGTGCGGTGGTCATGAGCGGCTCCAGGTCAGTCGGCCGAATGGACGTGTTCCTGCTCGATTCTCGCCGCGCATCGGATCTCGCGTACGCCCTTTACGACCATGTGGTGCGGGGGGCCGGTCCGCATGCCGGTGCCGGAGGCCGAGGGTGTGTAGCAGATCTGCGGCGCCGCTTAAGAAAACCTCGATGGACCGCGGGCGGTCCCGTACGGCAGATTGCTACCCGATTCCACCCCTCTTCCCGGCTGCGGGCTCCTTCGGCGTGCCCGCGCCCGGGACCACACGCACAGGAGCCGTAGCGTTGAAGGCGTTGGTCAAGGAGAAGGCGGAGCCCGGGCTGTGGCTCGCGGACGTCCCGGAGCCGGCCGTCGGACCCGGCGACGTACTGATCAAGGTGCTGCGTACCGGCATCTGCGGCACCGATCTGCACATCCGGTCCTGGGACGGCTGGGCGCGGCAGGCCATCCGTACGCCGCTGGTGCTCGGGCACGAGTTCGTCGGCGAGGTCGTGGAGACCGGCCGGGACGTGGGGGACATCGCCGTCGGCGACCGGGTCAGCGGGGAGGGCCATCTGGTGTGCGGCAAGTGCCGCAACTGCCTCGCCGGGCGCCGCCACCTGTGCCGGGCCACGGTCGGGCTCGGTGTCGGCCGGGACGGGGCGTTCGCCGAGTACGTGGCGCTGCCCGCCGCCAACGTCTGGGTGCACCGGGTCCCCGTCGACCTCGACGTCGCCGCCATCTTCGACCCGTTCGGCAACGCCGTGCACACCGCCCTGTCCTTCCCGCTGGTCGGCGAGGACGTACTGATCACCGGGGCCGGGCCGATCGGCCTGATGGCGGCCGCGGTGGCCCGGCACGCGGGCGCCCGCCATGTCGTGATCACCGATGTCAGCGAGGAGCGCCTGGACCTGGCCCGCAAGATCGGCGTCAGCCTCGCCCTGAACGTCGCGGAGTCCACCGTCGCCGAGGGCCAGCGCTCGCTCGGTCTGCGCGAGGGCTTCGACGTCGGCCTGGAGATGTCCGGCAACCCCGTCGCGATGCGCGACATGATCGCCAACATGACCCACGGCGGCCGGATCGCCATGCTCGGCCTGCCCGCCGAGGAGTTCCCGGTCGACTGGTCCCGGATCGTCACCTCGATGATCACCATCAAGGGCATCTACGGCCGCGAGATGTTCGAGACCTGGTACGCGATGTCGGTGCTCCTGGAGGGTGGCCTCGACCTCGCCCCCGTGATCACCGGCCGCTACGGCTACCGCGACCACGAGGCGGCGTTCGCCGACGCGGCGAGCGGCCGCGGCGGCAAGGTCATCCTCGACTGGACCAGCTGACTCAGGGATTACCGGACCAACCGACTTAGGGATTGACGATGTTCGACTCCGTGCGCGACGACCTCCGCACCACCCTCGACGAGATCCGCGCCGCCGGTCTGCACAAGCCCGAGCGGGTGATCGACACCCCGCAGTCCGCGACCGTCCGCGTCGCCGCGGGCGGCCGGCCCGGCGAGGTGCTCAACTTCTGCGCCAACAACTACCTCGGCCTCGCCGACCACCCCGAGGTGATCGCCGCCGCCCACGCGGCCCTGGACCGCTGGGGCTACGGCATGGCCTCCGTCCGCTTCATCTGCGGCACGCAGGCGGTGCACAAGGAACTGGAGGCCCGCCTCTCGGCGTTCCTCGGCCAGGAGGACACGATCCTCTACTCCTCCTGCTTCGACGCCAACGGCGGAGTGTTCGAGACTCTCCTCGGCCCCGAGGACGCGGTGATCTCCGACGCGCTGAACCACGCGTCGATCATCGACGGCATCCGGCTGTCCAAGGCCCGCCGTTTCCGGTACGCCAACCGCGACATGGCCGACCTGGAACGCCAGTTGAAGGACGCCTCGGGCGCCCGCCGCCGGCTGATCGTCACCGACGGCGTCTTCTCCATGGACGGTTACCTGGCCCCCCTCGACGAGATCTGCGACCTCGCCGACCGCTACGACGCCATGGTCATGGTCGACGACTCCCACGCCGTCGGTTTCGTCGGCCCCGGCGGCCGCGGCACCCCCGAACTGCACGGTGTGATGGACCGCGTCGACATCATCACCGGCACCCTCGGCAAGGCGCTCGGCGGTGCCTCCGGCGGGTACGTCGCCGCGCGTGCCGAGATCGTCGCCCTGCTGCGCCAGCGCTCCCGGCCGTACCTCTTCTCCAACACCCTCGCCCCGGTGATCGCCGCGGCCTCGCTGAAGGTGCTGGACCTGCTGGAGTCGGCGGACGACCTGCGGGTGCGGCTCGCCGAGAACGCCGCGCTGTTCCGCCGCCGTATGACGGAGGAGGGCTTCGAGATCCTGCCCGGCGACCACGCCATCGCGCCGGTGATGATCGGCGACGCGGCGAAGGCGGGCCGGCTGGCGGAACTGCTGCTGGAGCGGGGCGTGTACGTGATCGGCTTCTCGTACCCGGTCGTGCCGCAGGGACAGGCCCGGATCCGCGTCCAGCTGTCCGCCGCGCACTCCACCGACGATGTCCATCGCGCCGTGGACGCCTTCGTGGCGGCGCGGGCGGAACTGGAGGCCTGACCCGGCCGTCCCGGACATATTGCGATAATCGATCCCATGATCGAAGCGCGCCGGCTCCACATCCTCCGTGCGGTGGCCGACCACCGCACGGTGACGGCGGCTGCCGCCGCGCTGTACCTCACCCCGTCCGCGGTCTCCCAGCAGCTGACGGCCCTGGAGCAGGAGACCGGCCACCGCCTGGTCGAACGCGGTGCGAAGGGCGTACGGCTGACTCCGGCCGGCGAGATCCTGCTCAGTCACACCAACGCGGTCCTGGCCCAGCTGGAGCGGGCCGAGGCGGAACTCGCCGCCTACGGCTCCGGGGCCGCCGGCACGGTCACCGTCGCCTCCTTCGCCACCGGCATCGCCCTGGTCGTCGCCCCCGCCGTGGCGAGCCTCGCCCGGTCGGCACCCGGCATCCGCATCCGCGTCCAGGACGCCGAGGGCGACGCCAGCCTGCCGATGGTGCTGGACCGGCTGGTGGATGTCGCGGTCGCCGTCGAGTACCGCGGGGCCCCGCCCGCCGACGACCCGCGCCTGGCGCACGTCCCGCTGTACGCCGAGCCCTTCGACGCGGTCGTACCCGTGAGCCACCGGCTGGCCGGCGCGGACGTGGTGCCCCTGGGTGAGCTGGCCAAGGACCCGTGGATCGGCCCCTACCCCGGCAACCCCTGCCATGACGTGGTGGTCCTGGCCTGCGAGAGCGCGGGCTTCCAGCCCCGTCTGGAGCATTCCTCGGACGACTTCCGCGCGGTGGTGGCGCTGGCCTCCGCCGACGTGGGGGTGGCCCTCGTGCCCCGCACGGCGCTGCGCGGCATGGACCTCACGGGGGTGGTCGTCCGTCCCGTCGACGGCGTAGCGCCCACTCGCCGGGTCTTCGCGGCGGTGCGCCGGGGAGCGGAGCAGCATCCGCTGATCCGCCCGGTGTTGGACGCGCTGGAGGACGTGGCCCGGATGTGATCGGAAGAGGGCGGAGGGCTTCGTAACTCGCCCGTTTCATTTCTGGGATAGCGTCCCGTATGTGAAACAAGACCTTGCGGAGGGCGGTGCGGCGGCCGCTCCGGACCCCGTCGACACCCGCCTGGGTGCCCGACTCGCCGAACTCCGGGCCGAACACGGCTGGTCCCTGGGCGAGTTGGCGGAACGCAGCGGGATCAGCAAGTCCACGCTGTCCCGGGCCGAGCGGGCCGAGATCAGCCTCACCGCCTCACTCCTGAACCGGCTGTGCCATGTCCACGGCCGGACGATGTCCCAGCTGCTCAGCGAGGTCGAGGACGAACCGGCGCCGCTGGTGCCGGCTGCCGATCAGCAGGTGTGGGAGGACCGGGCCTCCGGATTCGTACGGCGGTCCGTGTCGCCGCCGCATCCGGGGCTGCGCGGTGAACTGGTCGAGGGCAGGCTCGCCGCAGGCGCCGACATCGCCTACGACCGGCCGCCCGTGCCCGGTCTTGAGCAGCACCTCTGGGTGCTGGCCGGGGCCCTCGACGTGACGGCACAGGGTGTCGAGCACCATCTCGGCACCGGGGACTGTCTGCGGATGCGGGTGTGGGGCCCGACGCGCTTCCGGTGCGCGGGCGAGGGAGCGACGCGCTACGTGCTGGCGGTGGTGCGGCCGTGATCGCGATACCGATGGACGGGGCTCGACTGACGGCGAGCGTGGACGAGTTGGCCGACCTGCTGATCGACACGGTCGCCTCGGGCGCCTCGATCGGATTCCTCGCGCCGCTCGACCGCGCGCAGGCCGTCGCCTGGTGGAGAGAACGCGCCGCCGCGGTGGCCGCCGGCCGGCTCGCCGTGTGGACGGGGCGTATCGAGGGCCGGACCGTCGGTACCGTCAGCGTCTCCTTCCCCGACAAACCCAACAGCCGCCATCGCGCCGAACTGGTCAAGCTGATGGTGCACCGGGACGCGCGGGGCCAGGGGCTCGGGCGCGCCCTCCTGACCGCTGCCGAGCGGGCGGCCGCCGAGGCCGGAATCACCCTCCTCCACCTGGACACCGAGACCGACAGCCCCGCCGAACGCCTCTACCGCTCGGCCGGCTGGACCCGGGCCGGACTGATCCCCGACTACGCGGCGGACCCGGCCGGGGTGCTGCGGCCCACGACGCTCTACTACAAGCGGGTCGGGGCGACCGCGGAAGAACCGGTGGAAAACGCTCTCACCAGGTGATTGTCAGTGGCATTGGCTACGGTGCCTGTCATGCCGGACGCCGAAGACGTACGCCGTGTCGCCCTGTCCCTGCCGGACACGACGGAGAAGATCGCCTGGAACATGCCCACGTTCCGGGTCGCGGGGAAGATGTTCGCCACGCTGCCCGAGGACGAGACGTCCATCGCCGTGCGCTGCCCCAAGGAGGAGCGCGACGAACTGGTGCTGGCCGAGCCGCGCAAGTTCTGGATCGCCGACCACGAGGCGCAGTTCGCGTGGGTCCGGGCCCGGCTGTCCGCGCTGGAGGACGAGGACGAGCTGCGGGACATCCTCGCCGACTCCTGGCGCCAGGCGGCCCCACCGCGACTCCTCGACGCGCACCCCGGGCTGGGCGCGCCGGCCGCGGACTGAGACCGGGCCCGCCCGGAGAAACGGATGCGCGACCACCGAGCCGAGTGCGGTATTGTTTCCATGCGCGTTCGGCCAGGGGAAACCCCAGGTCAGGCGGCATCGGGACGTGGCGCAGCTTGGTAGCGCACTTGACTGGGGGTCAAGGGGTCGCAGGTTCAAATCCTGTCGTCCCGACGGTGCGAAGGGTCTTCGCAGGCGAGAGCCTGTGGGGGCCCTTTTCGCGTGGGCCGTTTCCGACGACGACGGGCGCCGGGGCCCGGCTCTCGCGGCCGGTCGCGTTGTCAGTGCCGCCTGCCATCATGCCGCCATGCTTCACGACGACTTGGCCGATCCACGCACCGCTACGGCCCCACTCGCCGACAGGCTGCTGCGTGCGCTGACCGATCCGGACGTCCGGATCGAGGTCCCGTACGACGAGCTGCCGCGGCTGTCCGACGAGGAGCTCGGCATCCTGCTGGCCGAGGCCCACGCCGTGCCCTCCTCGGCCCCGCTGGAGACGAGGAGGCTCGCCCTCGACATCCGGGGCGCGAGCAGGGACCGTCGGCCGCGCTACACGCCCGACGCGTGTCGCCGGATGATCGAGGCGCTCGCCGCACGGAGCGAGGACGAGGGCTGGGTGAACCTGACGCCGGGCCTCCAGGCGCTGGAGCACTGCACCGGTCCGCTGCCCGACGTGACCGGCCCGCTCCGCACCCTGGTCCAGGCCCTCCTGGCGAAGGACTCCGTACACCAGCTGTACGCGCTGATCGCGATCGCCGGACTCGTGGACGAGGGGCTGCTGCGCGAGGTGGTCGAGCGTCTGTCCCGGGACATGGGCCCCATCGTCGCGGACGAGATCGCCGTCGTCGCCGGCCTTCCCACGGCCGAACAGACGCGGCTGTCCGAGGCGTTCCGCGAGCACAGGCACCTGTCGGCGCCCTCCGACGCGGACGCGTGGCACCGGTCCGCCGAGAACCCG
Proteins encoded in this region:
- a CDS encoding sensor histidine kinase; translated protein: MSHLRAPAARADRREGGRHGRPAARAVPALPETHIRPQLLRLAVLPPVAVALSACAAVLFTVRSTEARPSLTLWCVLAGAVGVTCTGILIAAVAADRAARSVSDRIGALRRASARGEADLRALVEALRRGEAAPPRTPRGGPPEDADDFELLAADLTRAHDGAVTAVVQAAQLSSQAGSEQKLEVFLNLARRLQSLVHREISILDELENEIEDPDLLKGLFHVDHLATRIRRHAENLAVLGGAVSRRQWSNPVSMTEVLRSAIAEVEQYSRVKLVPPVDGELRGHAVADVIHLLAELVENATVFSAPHTQVLLRANLVTSGLAVEVEDRGLGMPVGEQARMNALLADPDQVNVASLLADGRIGLFVVSQLAKRHGIHVRLQTNIYGGVQAVLVVPQALLGSVPGAPGAVPQPPSPVPRTAGPGGAPGQQQARPGAEAGHRAAPPAPPSPPPTASSRPSSPRTSPPGVTSPGGTASVNGGPVGGGPVGGGGAANGRSGSGGGGGPAPLPVRGAREERPTPAAAPPGIRPDDRHRVTEHTAAPPTPRAGTVRGTMGKPQLPRRRAQEHIVPQLRDAPAPRPESEHLAGHDPGLMAAFQRGIGLAETQQHLEATSGESSPSTGADHLGPAHTESGHRGTADSEPTHVASGYLEPGHMEPGHMESRHMESRPVESSGHPGVVHTGSVHTGATHSDPPRLMDVRHVDLPLGLPSDVRPIDRTRIPDTHLPHPPASPEARGVRDSGAVPRLDLDHTTRHDGSAPAG
- a CDS encoding roadblock/LC7 domain-containing protein — encoded protein: MASEAPTGHVSDLDWLMSGLVQRVPHTTSAVLLSCDGLVKSVHGLDPDSADHMAALASGLYSLGRSAGVRFGDGGDVRQVVVELDSTLLFVTTAGSGTCLAVLAGREADAAVLGYEMAMLVKSVRPYLVTAPRQHAAEPTAMRP
- a CDS encoding DUF742 domain-containing protein, which encodes MAAAGDGPWLDDAAGRLVRPFTVSNGRTRPSVALDLLSHVMATGATPLGYLGPEHAQALDLCRAPVSVAEVAAQLKLPAVVTKVLLSDLVDCGALTTKPPEFTHNPTDRALLEAVLDGLRRQL
- a CDS encoding GTP-binding protein produces the protein MDYDDSSDPFPTALKILVAGGFGVGKTTFVGAVSEIQPLSTEELLTTVSAATDSLDGIENKIETTVAMDFGRITLDQEHVLYLFGTPGQERFWFMWDELSEGALGAVILADTRRLEDCFAAVDFFEQRGLGFIVAINEFDGSYRYDPEEVRGAIDLAPEIPIVRCDARISSSGVQTLLTLVRHLIAHSPEPAPSHGAHM
- a CDS encoding GAF domain-containing protein — protein: MSYDLPRPAGRLLLTPEDKEAPARTRRLSLLGLGEHPEPALDAFAARLAESAGAPYAMVTFIGEHRQFFAGLRVPEAGPPTDSGKRAPRLGRELARDHGFCPHVVARRKALVLEDVRDYPRFAGNPIVDEFGIRSYLGAPLIDSTGMVLGTVCVADAEPRMWGKPGLETIKASAAELVARLERREADGLPVL
- a CDS encoding GOLPH3/VPS74 family protein, with amino-acid sequence MTTARDLAIVALDAAAGRSVEQGDLSLALAGAEVFDLMEAGALVLDGDRIRPGAPAPTGDRLLDEAAAALVRQEPYESVEDWLWRRGRGLSTAYADDLERVGLTARPRGRRIPLRAGRTVPVDSEARRRAEDRWASDEPVLAALAAAVGLREEPAEEPAEEPDALTADPATTVLATVGDAVLELEAVRQRRTIENAAFDNIWRGY
- the tdh gene encoding L-threonine 3-dehydrogenase; the encoded protein is MKALVKEKAEPGLWLADVPEPAVGPGDVLIKVLRTGICGTDLHIRSWDGWARQAIRTPLVLGHEFVGEVVETGRDVGDIAVGDRVSGEGHLVCGKCRNCLAGRRHLCRATVGLGVGRDGAFAEYVALPAANVWVHRVPVDLDVAAIFDPFGNAVHTALSFPLVGEDVLITGAGPIGLMAAAVARHAGARHVVITDVSEERLDLARKIGVSLALNVAESTVAEGQRSLGLREGFDVGLEMSGNPVAMRDMIANMTHGGRIAMLGLPAEEFPVDWSRIVTSMITIKGIYGREMFETWYAMSVLLEGGLDLAPVITGRYGYRDHEAAFADAASGRGGKVILDWTS
- a CDS encoding glycine C-acetyltransferase is translated as MFDSVRDDLRTTLDEIRAAGLHKPERVIDTPQSATVRVAAGGRPGEVLNFCANNYLGLADHPEVIAAAHAALDRWGYGMASVRFICGTQAVHKELEARLSAFLGQEDTILYSSCFDANGGVFETLLGPEDAVISDALNHASIIDGIRLSKARRFRYANRDMADLERQLKDASGARRRLIVTDGVFSMDGYLAPLDEICDLADRYDAMVMVDDSHAVGFVGPGGRGTPELHGVMDRVDIITGTLGKALGGASGGYVAARAEIVALLRQRSRPYLFSNTLAPVIAAASLKVLDLLESADDLRVRLAENAALFRRRMTEEGFEILPGDHAIAPVMIGDAAKAGRLAELLLERGVYVIGFSYPVVPQGQARIRVQLSAAHSTDDVHRAVDAFVAARAELEA
- a CDS encoding LysR family transcriptional regulator, whose protein sequence is MIEARRLHILRAVADHRTVTAAAAALYLTPSAVSQQLTALEQETGHRLVERGAKGVRLTPAGEILLSHTNAVLAQLERAEAELAAYGSGAAGTVTVASFATGIALVVAPAVASLARSAPGIRIRVQDAEGDASLPMVLDRLVDVAVAVEYRGAPPADDPRLAHVPLYAEPFDAVVPVSHRLAGADVVPLGELAKDPWIGPYPGNPCHDVVVLACESAGFQPRLEHSSDDFRAVVALASADVGVALVPRTALRGMDLTGVVVRPVDGVAPTRRVFAAVRRGAEQHPLIRPVLDALEDVARM
- a CDS encoding helix-turn-helix domain-containing protein, producing the protein MKQDLAEGGAAAAPDPVDTRLGARLAELRAEHGWSLGELAERSGISKSTLSRAERAEISLTASLLNRLCHVHGRTMSQLLSEVEDEPAPLVPAADQQVWEDRASGFVRRSVSPPHPGLRGELVEGRLAAGADIAYDRPPVPGLEQHLWVLAGALDVTAQGVEHHLGTGDCLRMRVWGPTRFRCAGEGATRYVLAVVRP
- a CDS encoding GNAT family N-acetyltransferase gives rise to the protein MDGARLTASVDELADLLIDTVASGASIGFLAPLDRAQAVAWWRERAAAVAAGRLAVWTGRIEGRTVGTVSVSFPDKPNSRHRAELVKLMVHRDARGQGLGRALLTAAERAAAEAGITLLHLDTETDSPAERLYRSAGWTRAGLIPDYAADPAGVLRPTTLYYKRVGATAEEPVENALTR
- a CDS encoding MmcQ/YjbR family DNA-binding protein encodes the protein MPDAEDVRRVALSLPDTTEKIAWNMPTFRVAGKMFATLPEDETSIAVRCPKEERDELVLAEPRKFWIADHEAQFAWVRARLSALEDEDELRDILADSWRQAAPPRLLDAHPGLGAPAAD